AACTCGATTTAAATTGGTCTGTCGGTGCTGACGGTTTGTCAATGCCGCTGATTTTGCTAACTGGTTTTATTACTACCCTGGCTACTTTAGCTGCTTGGCCAGTCACATTTAAACCAAAGCTATTTTACTTTTTGATGCTGACAATGTACGGCGGGCAAATCGCAGTTTTTGCCGTACAGGATATGTTGCTGTTTTTCCTGGTTTGGGAACTAGAATTAGTTCCGATTTACCTAATTTTGTCGATCTGGGGCGGGAAAAAGCGTCTCTACGCAGCTACCAAGTTTATCCTGTACACCGCAGGCGGTTCGCTGTTTATTTTGGTGGGCGCGCTGACAATGGCGTTTTACGGCGATACCGTGACTTTCGATATGCGGGCGATCGCAGCCAAAGAATTCGCCCCCAATGTAGAATTGCTCCTGTACACAGGATTCTTAATAGCTTACGGCGTCAAACTGCCAATTTTCCCCCTGCACACTTGGCTTCCTGACGCCCACGGCGAAGCAACCGCACCCGCCCATATGTTGCTAGCAGGAATTCTGCTCAAAATGGGTGGCTACGCCTTACTGCGGATGAATGCCGGAATGCTACCCGATGCTCACGCTACCTTCGCACCCCTCTTAGTAATTTTGGGTGTAGTGAACATTGTTTATGCCGCCTTAACCTCTTTTGCTCAGCGCAACTTGAAGCGAAAAATTGCCTATTCTTCAATTTCCCACATGGGATTTGTGCTGATTGGGATAGCTTCTTTTACCGATTTGGGAACTAGCGGCGCCATGCTGCAAATGGTTTCCCACGGTTTGATCGGAGCGAGTTTGTTCTTCATGGTAGGCTGTACTTACGATCGCACGCACACGCTGATGCTGGACGAAATGGGCGGCGTTGGCAAGAAAATGCGGAAAGTTTTCGCCATGTGGACTGCTTGCTCTATGGCTTCTTTGGCATTGCCGGGAATGAGCGGTTTTGTAGCAGAATTGATGGTGTTTGTAGGTTTTGCAACCAGCGATGCTTACAACCCGGTGTTTAAGGTTTGTGTGGTATTTCTGGCCGCTGTTGGCGTGATTTTGACTCCGATTTACCTGCTGTCAATGCTGCGGGAAATCTTCTACGGCCCGGAAAATAAGGAATTGGCGGAACATGAAGAGTTGGTGGATGCGGAACCGCGAGAAGTGTTTATTATTGCCGCTTTGTTAGTGCCGATTATTGGCATTGGTTTGTATCCAAAAATGCTCACTCAGGTTTACGATGCGACGACTACACAGTTGACTGCCAAATTGCGCGATTCTGTGCCATCGTTGGTGTTGGCGAAGGCTGCTACCGATAAAACAGTGTCTCTGCGCGCTCCGGCGATCGAACCCAGTAAGTTGTAAATAGGTTCGTAGTGAGGACTTCAGTCCGCATCAAAGCCAGGACTAAAGTCCTCACTACAAGCCTGGTAAATAGGTTCGTAGTGAGGACTTCAGTCCGCATCAAAGCCAGGACTAAAGTCCTCACTACAAGCCTGGTAAATTCGTTCGTAGTGAGGACTTCAGTCCGCATCAAAGCCAGGACTAAAGTCCTCACTACAAGCCTGGTAAATTCGTTCGTAGTGAGGACTTCAGTCCGCATCAAAGCCAGGACTAAAGTCCTCACTACAAGCCTGGTAAATTCGTTCGTAGTGAGGACTTCAGTCCGCATCAAAGCCAGGACTAAAGTCCTCACTACAAGCCTGGTAAATTCGTTCGTAGTGAGGACTTCAGTCCGCATAAAAAAGAGAAATAGCCGTAGGGTGCGCCGCCATTTTTAAATCCATAAATAAAAATCGACAATCTCACATATCCGCACCTTACCTAATAGTTGATAAAACAAGCTCAAATTATTGTAATATTTTTTATAAATGATATTAGTTTGTAGCCTTAATTGTTCTTGTTTCTATACTTGCTAGAAAAGTTAGAGTTAAGAATTTTTACGAACTCATCTTAGCCGTTATACCTCGATCGCAATACCCCATAATCTCAAACCCAGGCATCGAGCTTAAACTCTTCCGCTAAAAAATCAATAAAACTCATTATTTTTGCCGGATAAAAGCGGCTGCGACGATACACCGCATAAATTGGCAACGGAGTCGGCTGATAATCCTGCAATACAATCTTGAGTTCGCCCCGGTAAATCTCATCACCAAACATCCACACTGGCGCGACAGCAATACCCAAACCCGATAACACTGCCGATCGAATAGCAACAGAACTATTAGTTTGAAAACAGCCCCCAACCCGCACCTTAATCGTGCCATCTGTTCCTAAAAAATGCCACTCATTCCCCGTAGAAAGATGGGTATAAACAATACAATCATGATCCACTAAATCATCCGGTATTTGGGGCTCTCCCGCTTGCTCAAAATAGGCTGTTGTTGCCACTGTGACACGGCGCGTCGTGCCAATGCGATGGCTAATCAAGGAACTATCCAGATGATTGCCAATGCGGATCAAAAGGTCTAAACCATTCTCTACAATGTCCACAAAATGATCCGCCATCATCAGATCGATCTTGACATCGGGATAGCGTTTCATAAAAGCTTTTAAACGAGGGACAATCTGCATTTGCCCAAACAGCACAGGACAGCCCAATCGTAAAATGCCTGTTGCTCGTTCTTTCTCTTTTAAACAAGCCTCCGCTTCGGCCACGGTTTCCAAAATCTGCTGACAGTATTGATAGTATCTTTTGCCCTCCTCGGTCAAACTCAAGTTGGTAGTTGAACGAGTGAGTAATTGTACCCCCAGATATTTTTCTAGAGCGGCGATTTGCTTGCTAATGGTGGGTTGCGTCGTCTGTTGTTCCCGCGCTACCGCAGAAAAACTCTTCAGTTCGATCGCCCGAACGAAAGTCTGCATACAGGAAATTCGATCCATACAGCACCTATTCCAAAATGGCATATAACATATTCTATTCTGCCTCCTTCTCAAAAAAATTGAAATAGATCATGATATTGTCATCGACCGTTCCTCAGGTAAAAACGAAGATGTTCAAACTCAAATCCCTCAGTCCTCTGTTCGCTACTCTAGCCATTGCTAGCGCTATCAGTGCGGGAGACGTAGCTGTACATAGCTTTTTGCCAAAATTCCAA
Above is a genomic segment from Microcoleus sp. bin38.metabat.b11b12b14.051 containing:
- a CDS encoding NAD(P)H-quinone oxidoreductase subunit 4, with amino-acid sequence MDTANFPWLTTTILFPIAASLLIPLIPDKDGKTVRWYALIVGLIDFALLVYAFCTQYDFSNPDLQLVESYTWVQQLDLNWSVGADGLSMPLILLTGFITTLATLAAWPVTFKPKLFYFLMLTMYGGQIAVFAVQDMLLFFLVWELELVPIYLILSIWGGKKRLYAATKFILYTAGGSLFILVGALTMAFYGDTVTFDMRAIAAKEFAPNVELLLYTGFLIAYGVKLPIFPLHTWLPDAHGEATAPAHMLLAGILLKMGGYALLRMNAGMLPDAHATFAPLLVILGVVNIVYAALTSFAQRNLKRKIAYSSISHMGFVLIGIASFTDLGTSGAMLQMVSHGLIGASLFFMVGCTYDRTHTLMLDEMGGVGKKMRKVFAMWTACSMASLALPGMSGFVAELMVFVGFATSDAYNPVFKVCVVFLAAVGVILTPIYLLSMLREIFYGPENKELAEHEELVDAEPREVFIIAALLVPIIGIGLYPKMLTQVYDATTTQLTAKLRDSVPSLVLAKAATDKTVSLRAPAIEPSKL
- a CDS encoding LysR family transcriptional regulator, whose product is MQTFVRAIELKSFSAVAREQQTTQPTISKQIAALEKYLGVQLLTRSTTNLSLTEEGKRYYQYCQQILETVAEAEACLKEKERATGILRLGCPVLFGQMQIVPRLKAFMKRYPDVKIDLMMADHFVDIVENGLDLLIRIGNHLDSSLISHRIGTTRRVTVATTAYFEQAGEPQIPDDLVDHDCIVYTHLSTGNEWHFLGTDGTIKVRVGGCFQTNSSVAIRSAVLSGLGIAVAPVWMFGDEIYRGELKIVLQDYQPTPLPIYAVYRRSRFYPAKIMSFIDFLAEEFKLDAWV